From one Microbulbifer sp. A4B17 genomic stretch:
- a CDS encoding ComF family protein: protein MVYKFFNKNLAQSLTCCMLCGGASGEFGICSACTGELPVLNCGCRYCALPLAAAKNSICAGCIQRPPAYTKISAAWQYAFPINHLIQRFKYHRDLAAGDSLTQLAARQLWPPEDTPDLLTPIPLHWRRYWQRGYNQAQLIASGLGRHWDIPVELRLLRKTTSTKTQSQLSRNQRLKNLSESFTVRREIQGAHIGLVDDVVTTGATLEATTRQLLAAGAKKVSAFVLARTP, encoded by the coding sequence ATGGTTTACAAGTTTTTTAATAAAAACCTGGCCCAAAGTCTGACTTGCTGCATGCTTTGTGGCGGAGCCTCGGGAGAGTTTGGAATTTGCTCAGCTTGCACTGGAGAGCTGCCAGTATTGAACTGTGGCTGCCGCTACTGTGCCCTGCCCCTGGCGGCGGCAAAAAACAGTATTTGTGCGGGCTGTATACAGAGACCTCCCGCCTACACAAAAATCAGTGCCGCTTGGCAGTATGCTTTCCCGATTAACCATTTAATCCAGCGCTTCAAATACCACCGGGACCTGGCCGCTGGAGACAGCCTCACGCAGCTGGCGGCCCGCCAGCTGTGGCCTCCAGAAGATACCCCGGACTTGCTCACCCCAATTCCCCTGCACTGGCGCCGCTATTGGCAACGGGGGTACAACCAGGCCCAACTCATCGCCAGTGGACTGGGTCGGCACTGGGATATTCCGGTGGAACTCCGGCTTCTGCGCAAGACCACTTCCACCAAAACCCAGTCCCAACTCAGCCGCAACCAACGACTGAAAAATCTGTCAGAAAGCTTCACTGTTCGCAGGGAAATTCAGGGTGCCCACATTGGTCTGGTGGACGACGTTGTGACCACCGGTGCCACCCTGGAAGCCACCACTCGCCAGCTGCTCGCGGCCGGGGCAAAAAAAGTCAGCGCTTTCGTTTTGGCCAGAACGCCATGA
- the alaE gene encoding L-alanine exporter AlaE has protein sequence MSAPALSPSSPDAPEEKASGARRWDFVLDIFAMNSFSWAVAIPIELVLAGMSWSEHLKVRLMALVFNTLIARPFSMYRCWIVNRFGGGGFINAYLVDTFVFLSFQFPLYMANMRLGGASWDEIATASITFMLIAGALGRPYGIYLDWVRRVWINTLAPLWSRRAA, from the coding sequence ATGTCCGCGCCCGCACTATCACCATCCAGTCCAGATGCCCCTGAAGAAAAGGCCTCTGGTGCGCGCCGCTGGGACTTCGTGCTGGACATTTTCGCCATGAACAGCTTCTCCTGGGCCGTGGCAATCCCCATCGAGCTGGTTCTGGCTGGTATGAGCTGGAGCGAACATTTGAAAGTCCGCCTGATGGCTCTGGTTTTTAATACCCTTATCGCCCGCCCGTTCAGCATGTATCGTTGCTGGATTGTGAACCGTTTTGGCGGCGGTGGTTTTATCAATGCCTACCTGGTTGATACTTTTGTCTTCCTCAGTTTCCAGTTCCCGCTTTATATGGCCAATATGCGCCTCGGTGGCGCCAGCTGGGACGAAATTGCCACCGCCAGTATTACATTCATGCTGATCGCAGGGGCTCTCGGGCGACCCTATGGAATTTATCTCGACTGGGTGCGCCGAGTGTGGATTAATACACTGGCCCCCCTGTGGAGTAGGCGCGCTGCCTGA
- a CDS encoding PadR family transcriptional regulator, with product MSLRFAVLTLLDIEPGSGYDLKRRFERSVSHFWSASHQQMYRELHKLHEEGLLDCEEMPQAGKPDKKVYSLTDLGRTELRDWVIQPSAPQKIREPFLVRMFAGHNLSNDEMRHALEAQLRQHCSSLANYQEQNERVLKSEKALQERYWLAHQTLLLGIEAEKTWISWAENLLRQLDNP from the coding sequence ATGTCCCTGCGCTTTGCCGTTCTGACTTTGCTGGATATTGAGCCCGGCAGCGGCTACGACTTGAAGCGGCGTTTTGAGCGCAGCGTCTCGCATTTCTGGAGTGCCAGTCATCAGCAGATGTACCGCGAGCTGCACAAGTTGCATGAAGAGGGTCTGCTGGACTGTGAGGAGATGCCACAGGCAGGCAAGCCAGATAAAAAGGTTTATAGCCTCACCGACCTGGGGCGCACCGAACTGCGGGACTGGGTCATACAGCCCAGTGCACCGCAGAAGATTCGCGAGCCCTTCCTGGTTAGGATGTTTGCCGGCCACAACCTGAGCAATGATGAGATGCGTCATGCCCTGGAGGCTCAACTGCGTCAACATTGCAGTTCCCTGGCCAATTACCAGGAGCAAAATGAGCGGGTGTTAAAGAGTGAGAAAGCCCTGCAGGAGCGCTACTGGCTGGCACATCAAACGTTACTGCTGGGTATTGAGGCGGAAAAGACCTGGATCAGCTGGGCGGAAAATTTGCTGAGACAACTCGATAACCCATAA
- a CDS encoding beta-ketoacyl-ACP synthase III yields the protein MSEYKLPRGIVISGTGLWTPPESISNEELVGAYNSYAELYNLEHAQEIEAGERPAKPLSSAEFIEKASGIKSRYVVTRDGILDPKRMRPFIPERADDELSVQAEIGLKAAKLAMDKAGKQASDIDMVIVGASYMQRAYPAIAIEIQGALGIDGFAFDMEVACSSATFSLQRAVDSICSGSAKTVLVINAELASPQVDFTDRDSHFIFGDVAVASIIERRETCNVGSAWEILGTKAKTVYSNNIRSNFGYTARAADVDPFGPGKLFRQNGRKVFKEVCPMAASHIEDHLRETDTDPRSVRRYWLHQANINMNNLIARKLMGDDASIERAPIVLDRYANTASAGSVIAFNMHSDDLQVGDRGIICSFGAGYSIGSLVVEKIAI from the coding sequence ATGAGTGAATACAAGTTGCCACGGGGCATTGTCATCAGCGGCACCGGCCTGTGGACTCCACCAGAATCTATTAGCAATGAAGAGTTGGTAGGCGCCTATAACAGCTATGCAGAGCTGTACAATCTTGAGCATGCACAAGAGATCGAGGCCGGTGAGCGCCCTGCAAAACCTTTATCTTCCGCAGAGTTTATCGAGAAGGCCTCCGGCATTAAGAGCCGTTATGTGGTAACCCGCGATGGTATTCTTGATCCTAAACGAATGCGTCCCTTTATCCCTGAACGCGCTGACGACGAATTGAGTGTGCAAGCCGAGATAGGTTTGAAGGCGGCTAAACTAGCCATGGACAAAGCCGGCAAACAGGCTTCCGACATCGACATGGTAATTGTGGGCGCCTCCTACATGCAGCGCGCCTACCCTGCTATCGCCATCGAAATCCAGGGTGCACTGGGCATCGACGGTTTTGCGTTTGATATGGAAGTGGCCTGCTCCTCTGCCACCTTCTCCCTCCAGCGCGCTGTGGATTCGATCTGCTCAGGCTCCGCCAAAACCGTACTGGTGATTAACGCCGAACTGGCCTCCCCACAAGTGGATTTCACCGATCGCGACAGCCACTTTATCTTTGGCGATGTGGCAGTAGCCAGCATCATCGAGCGCCGCGAGACCTGCAATGTCGGCAGCGCCTGGGAAATTCTCGGCACTAAAGCAAAAACCGTTTACTCCAACAATATCCGCTCTAACTTTGGCTACACCGCGCGCGCTGCCGATGTAGATCCCTTTGGCCCCGGCAAGCTGTTCCGCCAGAATGGTCGCAAGGTATTTAAAGAAGTCTGCCCTATGGCGGCATCGCATATTGAAGATCACTTGCGAGAGACGGACACAGACCCCCGCAGTGTTCGCCGCTATTGGCTGCATCAAGCCAATATCAATATGAACAACCTGATTGCCAGGAAACTGATGGGTGACGACGCCAGCATCGAGCGTGCGCCTATCGTTCTGGACCGCTATGCCAACACCGCAAGTGCCGGCTCAGTTATCGCGTTTAATATGCACAGCGATGACTTGCAGGTAGGCGACCGGGGAATTATCTGCTCCTTTGGAGCCGGTTACTCGATCGGCAGTCTGGTAGTGGAGAAAATCGCAATCTGA